A single genomic interval of Xiphophorus couchianus chromosome 2, X_couchianus-1.0, whole genome shotgun sequence harbors:
- the tat gene encoding tyrosine aminotransferase: protein MDNQAYLKSKPLTLSGKVGGPFPAKPRSRRQRWEVKPSEMSRNTLNPIRAIVDGMKLIPNPAKPMISLSIGDPTVFGNLPTDAAVLQAMKDAIDSQRFNGYAPSVGYLRSRQAVANFCSRPEAPLEAEDVILTSGCSQAIELSIGVLCNPGDNILVPRPGFSLYKTLAISMGIEVKLYDLLPEKSWEIDLQHLESLVDERTSCLIVTNPSNPCGSVFSREHLQNILTVASKLCVPILADEIYSDMVFPGCNSPSLASLSSEVPVLACGGLAKRWLVPGWRMGWILIHDRNRVFGSEIRQGLVRLSQRILGACTVVQGALESILNDTPPGFYSSTISCLQSNAEICFSELSAVPGLNPVMPSGAMYLMVGIEMDHFPEFQNDVDFTERLVTEQSVFCLPASAFEYPDFFRIVLTVPEELMLEACGRIREFCRAWYRPPSCDGNDLDQ from the exons ATGGACAACCAGGCCTACTTGAAGAGCAAGCCCCTGACCTTGAGCGGGAAGGTCGGCGGCCCGTTTCCGGCCAAGCCGCGCAGCCGCAGGCAGCGCTGGGAGGTGAAGCCGTCGGAAATGTCCCGCAACACGTTGAACCCGATCCGGGCCATTGTGGACGGGATGAAGCTGATCCCCAACCCGGCCAAGCCCATGATCTCTCTGTCCATCG GTGACCCCACTGTGTTTGGGAACCTGCCGACGGATGCCGCCGTCCTCCAGGCCATGAAGGACGCCATCGACTCTCAGAGATTCAACGGCTACGCTCCGTCTGTGG GCTACCTGAGGAGCCGGCAGGCCGTGGCAAACTTCTGCAGCCGACCTGAAGCTCCACTGGAGGCAGAG GACGTCATCCTGACCAGCGGCTGCAGCCAGGCCATTGAGCTGTCCATCGGCGTCCTCTGTAACCCAGGAGACAACATCTTGGTCCCTCGGCCCGGCTTCTCCTTGTATAAGACGCTGGCCATCTCCATGGGCATCGAGGTCAAACTCTACGACCTTTTG CCTGAGAAGTCGTGGGAGATCGACCTGCAACACCTGGAGAGCCTGGTGGACGAGAGGACTTCCTGTCTGATCGTCACCAACCCGTCCAACCCCTGCGGCTCCGTTTTCAGCCGGGAACACCTGCAGAACATCCTGACAG TTGCCTCCAAGCTCTGTGTTCCCATCCTGGCGGATGAAATCTACAGCGACATG GTTTTCCCAGGATGCAACAGTCCTTCCCTGGCGTCTCTCAGCAGCGAGGTTCCTGTTCTGGCCTGCGGCGGCTTGGCCAAGCGCTGGCTGGTTCCAGGCTGGAGGATGGGCTGGATCCTCATCCACGACCGGAACCGGGTCTTCGGATCGGAG ATCCGCCAGGGCCTGGTGAGGCTGAGCCAGCGCATCCTGGGAGCCTGCACCGTCGTCCAGGGGGCGCTAGAGAGCATCCTGAATGACACACCGCCCGGCTTCTACAGCAGCACCATCAGCTGCCTGCAG TCCAATGCAGAGATCTGCTTCAGCGAGCTGAGCGCCGTCCCGGGCCTCAACCCCGTCATGCCGTCCGGAGCCATGTACCTGATG GTCGGGATTGAAATGGACCATTTCCCAGAGTTTCAGAACGATGTAGACTTCACGGAGCGCCTGGTGACGGAGCAGTCCGTCTTCTGCCTGCCCGCCTCG GCGTTCGAGTATCCAGACTTCTTCCGTATTGTTCTGACGGTTCCAGAGGAGCTGATGCTGGAGGCCTGCGGCCGGATCCGTGAGTTTTGCCGGGCCTGGTATCGACCGCCCAGCTGTGACGGCAACGACCTGGACCAGTGA